The Pirellulales bacterium genome includes a window with the following:
- a CDS encoding protein-glutamate O-methyltransferase CheR, giving the protein MSTSTLSADAISFVCATVRSRAAIELDDTKCYLIEARLTPVARASGYSSIDELIQGIRGKSRPDLEGRLVEAMTTNETSFFRDIHPFEALRKQIVPELLQRNGGTKRLNIWSAACSTGQEIYSVAMYLREHFPVLTQWNVQLLGTDLSEDVLNRAREAKFSQNEVNRGLSAGLLVKYFQREGIHWKLKPELSGMARFSKLNLIESWPAMPRMDIVFLRNVLIYFSPDTKKMILEKVRKIMAPQALLFLGAAETTMGLSNDFERVQFEQSVFYRLK; this is encoded by the coding sequence ATGAGCACCTCGACATTATCAGCGGATGCCATTTCCTTTGTATGTGCGACGGTCAGAAGCCGCGCGGCGATCGAACTGGACGACACCAAGTGCTATCTGATCGAAGCACGTTTGACGCCAGTGGCCCGCGCCAGCGGTTATTCCTCGATCGACGAACTCATCCAGGGGATCCGCGGCAAAAGTCGGCCCGACCTGGAAGGTCGACTCGTGGAGGCCATGACGACCAATGAGACCAGCTTTTTTCGAGATATCCATCCGTTTGAAGCGCTGCGCAAGCAGATCGTGCCGGAACTGTTGCAACGGAACGGGGGAACAAAGCGGTTGAACATCTGGTCAGCCGCGTGCTCCACAGGGCAGGAAATCTACTCCGTGGCCATGTACCTGCGGGAGCACTTTCCCGTTTTGACGCAATGGAACGTGCAACTGCTCGGCACAGATCTTTCCGAGGATGTGCTCAACCGCGCGCGGGAAGCCAAATTCTCGCAGAATGAGGTTAACCGCGGTTTGTCCGCGGGGTTGCTGGTGAAATACTTTCAGCGCGAGGGGATCCACTGGAAGCTAAAGCCCGAATTAAGCGGCATGGCGCGCTTTTCGAAACTCAATCTTATCGAGAGTTGGCCCGCCATGCCCCGTATGGATATTGTGTTTCTACGCAATGTGCTGATCTATTTTTCCCCCGATACCAAGAAAATGATCCTCGAAAAAGTGCGCAAAATCATGGCACCACAAGCCTTGCTCTTTTTGGGGGCGGCGGAAACGACCATGGGCCTGAGCAACGATTTTGAGCGTGTGCAATTTGAACAAAGCGTTTTTTATCGCCTCAAGTAA
- the guaB gene encoding IMP dehydrogenase encodes MYEKIVSQAITFDDVLLEPRYSDVVPASVDVRTRLTTNIELNIPILSSPMDTVTEAEMAIALAQEGGLGVIHKNLSIERQTEEVDKVKRSANGIIPDPVTLPPTATVDRAREIMAQHNVSGVPIVDASKKLLGIITRRDLRFLDTGELPIADIMTRTKLVTATGTVTLAEAEKILMANKVEKLLLVDEEYTLTGLITIKDIDMLKRYPRACKDPQGRLRVGAAVGVHDYDRASSLIAKGVDVLIVDSAHGHSSNVLETVKRIKQQHRIEVVAGNVATFDGARDLIQAGADAVKVGIGPGSICTTRVISGVGVPQITAIMEAARAASGAGIPIIADGGIRYSGDVTKAIAAGAHTVMIGGLLAGVAESPGQQILYQGRAFKAYRGMGSLGAMVKGSSERYRQGASERGPDKLVPEGVEGRVPFKGPLNTFIYQLVGGLRAGMGYCGAKDIEHLRKDARFIQVSAASVRESHPHDIAITQESPNYSAVRGADPG; translated from the coding sequence ATGTACGAAAAAATCGTCTCGCAGGCGATCACCTTTGACGACGTCCTCTTGGAACCCCGCTACAGCGATGTCGTCCCCGCCAGTGTCGATGTCCGCACCCGGCTGACCACCAACATCGAACTCAATATCCCCATCCTCTCCTCCCCCATGGATACCGTGACCGAGGCCGAAATGGCGATCGCGCTCGCGCAGGAAGGGGGCTTGGGCGTCATTCACAAAAACCTGTCCATCGAACGCCAGACCGAGGAAGTGGACAAGGTCAAACGCTCGGCCAATGGAATCATCCCCGACCCGGTCACCCTGCCCCCCACGGCCACCGTGGACCGCGCCCGGGAAATCATGGCCCAGCACAATGTCAGCGGCGTCCCCATCGTGGATGCTAGCAAAAAGCTCTTGGGCATTATCACGCGGCGGGATTTGCGGTTTCTCGATACGGGGGAATTGCCGATTGCGGACATTATGACGCGTACCAAATTGGTAACGGCCACGGGGACTGTAACGCTTGCGGAAGCTGAAAAGATTTTGATGGCAAATAAGGTCGAGAAACTTTTGCTGGTTGACGAAGAATACACACTGACGGGACTGATCACGATTAAGGACATCGACATGCTCAAGCGCTATCCGCGCGCCTGCAAGGACCCGCAAGGGCGCCTGCGGGTCGGAGCCGCGGTCGGCGTGCACGACTACGACCGTGCTAGCAGCCTGATCGCCAAAGGGGTCGATGTGCTGATCGTGGACAGCGCGCATGGGCATTCGTCCAATGTGCTGGAAACCGTCAAACGGATCAAACAGCAGCACCGGATCGAGGTGGTCGCCGGCAACGTCGCCACGTTTGACGGCGCCCGCGACCTGATCCAGGCCGGAGCCGACGCGGTCAAGGTCGGCATCGGACCGGGATCGATTTGCACCACCCGCGTCATTTCCGGCGTGGGCGTGCCGCAAATCACCGCCATCATGGAAGCCGCGCGGGCGGCCAGCGGGGCGGGCATACCCATTATCGCCGATGGCGGCATCCGCTATTCGGGCGATGTGACCAAAGCCATCGCCGCGGGAGCGCATACCGTGATGATCGGGGGGCTATTGGCCGGTGTGGCCGAAAGTCCCGGCCAACAAATCCTGTACCAAGGACGCGCTTTTAAGGCGTACCGCGGCATGGGATCGTTAGGCGCGATGGTCAAAGGCTCGAGCGAACGCTACCGCCAGGGAGCGTCCGAACGCGGGCCCGACAAACTGGTGCCGGAAGGAGTCGAAGGGCGCGTGCCCTTTAAGGGACCGTTAAATACGTTCATTTATCAGCTCGTGGGGGGATTGCGAGCCGGAATGGGCTACTGCGGCGCAAAGGACATCGAACACTTGCGCAAGGATGCCCGCTTTATCCAGGTCTCGGCCGCGAGCGTACGGGAGAGTCATCCGCATGACATCGCCATTACGCAAGAGTCACCAAACTACAGCGCCGTCCGCGGCGCCGACCCAGGCTAA
- a CDS encoding chemotaxis protein CheX has protein sequence MRVEFINPFVLATHDVFQTMLGTTLKRGELSLKKSREPTNEVCGLIGLAGKCHGMVVLSFSSDTALQLAGNLHGTSFSELTSEVVDAVGELTNMIVGAAKTQLEEYQLSIGLPTVICGKGNSINFPSGAPTLLIPFESAWGPVCVEVGLSEGN, from the coding sequence ATGCGAGTCGAGTTTATCAATCCATTTGTCTTGGCGACGCATGATGTCTTTCAGACAATGCTGGGGACAACCCTGAAACGAGGCGAGTTAAGCCTGAAAAAATCCCGCGAGCCTACCAACGAGGTCTGCGGACTCATCGGGTTAGCCGGGAAATGCCACGGCATGGTCGTGCTGAGCTTTAGTAGCGACACCGCGTTGCAGCTCGCGGGAAATCTACACGGGACAAGCTTTTCGGAGTTAACCTCCGAGGTGGTGGACGCCGTCGGGGAACTCACAAATATGATTGTGGGGGCGGCCAAGACTCAACTTGAGGAATACCAGCTTTCCATCGGCCTGCCGACGGTCATTTGCGGCAAGGGAAACTCGATTAATTTCCCCTCGGGAGCCCCCACCTTGCTAATTCCCTTTGAGAGCGCGTGGGGACCGGTGTGCGTGGAAGTCGGTCTGTCAGAGGGAAACTGA
- a CDS encoding response regulator, which translates to MSNKVLVVDDSGTMRKIIIRSLQAVGFNDVVEAADGVEGLAAFQAGMFELVITDWNMPNKSGIELTRDIRATGSKVPIYMITTEGEKSRVIEAIQAGVSDYLIKPFTADTLREKLQKYSLV; encoded by the coding sequence ATGAGCAACAAAGTATTGGTGGTGGATGATTCCGGAACAATGCGCAAGATTATCATCCGCTCACTGCAGGCTGTCGGATTTAACGATGTCGTGGAAGCCGCCGACGGCGTCGAAGGTCTGGCCGCTTTTCAGGCGGGAATGTTTGAACTTGTCATCACCGACTGGAATATGCCCAATAAATCCGGAATCGAATTGACCCGCGATATCCGGGCGACGGGGTCGAAAGTGCCGATTTATATGATCACAACCGAAGGCGAAAAAAGCCGCGTTATCGAAGCGATCCAGGCGGGTGTATCCGACTATCTTATCAAGCCATTTACCGCGGACACGCTGCGGGAAAAGCTGCAAAAATATTCCCTTGTTTAG
- a CDS encoding DUF1559 domain-containing protein: MKNSPRGFTLVELLVVIAIIGILVALLLPAIQMAREAARRTTCVNNLQNIAKGCILHEGANKFFPTGGWGWNWAGDPDRGYDKTQPGGWAFNILPYIEEQQTRDIGKTGSKADSAKKRDGNMRRLATPVPIYNCPSRRRPFQFPYPNKHYINVSQNANFIAKTDYAGNGGSQGFEAFEGPAASALGLPDSAVETQFPGSAKKTNGVSYLRSMVKIKNITDGTSKTYLVGERFLFTDTYETGRHGDDNQSWDTAYDWDTYRWTNIPPEPDTFLNQRECCNQHFGGPHFTTFFMAFCDGSVQQLGYEIHARVHLALGSRNGGESVGKF, encoded by the coding sequence ATGAAAAACTCCCCCCGCGGGTTTACGCTTGTGGAACTGTTGGTGGTAATCGCCATTATTGGCATTTTGGTGGCGCTGCTCTTGCCAGCGATTCAAATGGCGCGGGAGGCCGCGCGACGGACCACCTGTGTGAATAATCTCCAAAACATCGCCAAGGGATGCATTCTGCACGAAGGGGCCAACAAGTTTTTTCCCACCGGTGGCTGGGGCTGGAACTGGGCCGGCGATCCCGACCGCGGTTATGATAAAACGCAGCCAGGGGGCTGGGCGTTTAATATCTTGCCCTATATCGAGGAGCAGCAGACGCGGGATATCGGCAAAACAGGGAGCAAGGCGGATTCCGCCAAAAAGCGGGACGGCAACATGCGCCGCCTGGCCACGCCGGTGCCGATTTATAATTGCCCCAGCCGCCGTCGCCCGTTTCAATTTCCCTATCCCAACAAACATTACATCAACGTCTCTCAAAACGCCAACTTTATCGCCAAAACCGACTACGCGGGGAATGGCGGCAGCCAGGGGTTTGAGGCGTTTGAAGGTCCCGCCGCCTCGGCCTTGGGCTTGCCGGATAGCGCCGTCGAAACCCAGTTTCCCGGTTCCGCCAAGAAGACCAACGGCGTCTCTTATTTACGGAGCATGGTCAAAATAAAAAATATCACCGACGGCACCAGCAAAACCTACCTGGTGGGCGAACGATTTTTGTTTACCGACACCTACGAAACGGGCCGGCATGGGGATGACAACCAAAGCTGGGACACCGCTTACGATTGGGACACGTATCGCTGGACCAACATTCCCCCGGAGCCGGACACGTTTTTAAATCAGCGGGAATGCTGCAATCAGCACTTTGGCGGGCCGCACTTTACCACATTTTTTATGGCCTTTTGCGACGGAAGCGTGCAGCAATTGGGCTACGAGATTCACGCCCGGGTGCACCTGGCGTTGGGTTCGCGCAACGGGGGGGAATCCGTGGGCAAATTTTAG
- a CDS encoding CehA/McbA family metallohydrolase has protein sequence MQSYPLPLNPFPLGRFLLIPLGIACLAICCLVGSPAAEESPPADQAAPATLPTQPMSAATLEFLPVEAQPFFAATERLIQALDYVGAPLSAADAAAIATAIKTANEQSATAAEPQKSQILRAAARQVQAVLDKSTLVAVTINPESRVSVAAGPARRELVQQGWRTFLVKVHNQPRITPQLRIDSPNAQPLYQQGSGGRERPQTTDKLVAPADVPGRFLSLEQFTKQPLRAELSGLECEYRILQLYSRDVGRREATLQFDVGQGTQDLGFRNELPVLFEAVPACEVVLTVQDHDGTPTTAAFVVRDAWGRVYPNPARRLAPDFFFHEQIYRADGESLHLPPGEYSVTVGRGPEYHTQTKKVSVPAAVSHREVFRLNRWIHPKTRGWFSGDHHVHAAGCGHYDSPTEGVGPADMLRHIVGEDLNVGCVLSWGPCWYTQKQYFEGKTSALSRPNYLMRYDVEVSGFPSSHAGHLCLLRLKEDDYPGTTEIEQWPSWTQPVLAWGKGQGGVVGYSHSGWGLALPDIMPNGERKFGGQPWGGAPAGWQGRAADTLPDYAMPPFDGIGANEFIVTLPNGQCDFLSAVDTPIVWELNIWYHTLNCGLRGRISGETDFPCIYGDKVGLGRIYVKLPTDQPLDFDAWCEGVKAGRSYCGDGLSHLLDFRVNDVSVGEPGSGGKLSQLDLPQPGKVTVTCDAAALLAAEPTEATERIRAARLDNKPYWHIERARVEKTRQVPVEVIVNGRPVAKHLLTADGTTQSLKFDVELTESSWVAVRIFPSCHTNPVFVEVAGQPIRADAKSAQWCRDAVDVCWRAKQGQIRESERPAARAAYDQARAYYEKVLAEVK, from the coding sequence ATGCAATCCTATCCACTTCCACTCAACCCGTTTCCCCTTGGTCGATTTTTGTTGATCCCGCTGGGCATTGCTTGTTTGGCAATTTGCTGCCTCGTTGGCTCTCCTGCGGCGGAAGAATCACCCCCCGCGGACCAAGCTGCTCCCGCGACACTGCCGACTCAGCCCATGTCCGCGGCCACGCTCGAGTTTCTTCCGGTCGAGGCGCAGCCGTTTTTTGCCGCGACAGAACGGCTGATTCAGGCCCTGGATTATGTCGGCGCGCCCCTCTCCGCCGCGGATGCCGCCGCCATCGCCACCGCGATCAAAACCGCCAACGAACAGTCCGCCACCGCCGCCGAACCCCAAAAGTCCCAAATTCTTCGCGCCGCCGCGCGGCAAGTGCAGGCTGTTTTAGACAAATCCACCCTGGTCGCCGTGACCATCAATCCTGAAAGCCGCGTCTCCGTAGCCGCTGGTCCCGCCCGCCGCGAGTTAGTCCAACAAGGCTGGCGCACTTTTCTGGTCAAGGTGCATAACCAACCCCGCATCACACCCCAGCTACGCATCGATAGTCCCAACGCCCAACCGCTGTATCAGCAAGGGAGTGGCGGCCGCGAACGTCCCCAAACCACCGACAAACTGGTCGCGCCCGCCGATGTGCCGGGGCGCTTTCTTAGTCTGGAGCAATTTACCAAGCAACCTCTGCGGGCGGAGCTTTCGGGCCTGGAATGCGAGTATCGGATTTTGCAGTTATACAGCCGCGACGTGGGCCGTCGCGAGGCCACCCTGCAATTTGACGTGGGGCAGGGGACCCAGGATTTGGGTTTTCGCAACGAATTGCCGGTGCTATTTGAAGCTGTTCCCGCTTGTGAAGTGGTGCTGACCGTCCAGGACCACGATGGCACGCCCACCACGGCCGCATTTGTGGTGCGGGATGCGTGGGGGCGGGTCTACCCCAATCCCGCGCGGCGGTTGGCGCCGGATTTTTTCTTTCATGAGCAGATTTATCGCGCCGATGGGGAATCGCTGCATCTACCTCCTGGCGAATACAGCGTCACCGTGGGCCGTGGCCCCGAATATCACACCCAAACCAAAAAAGTCAGCGTCCCGGCAGCGGTAAGCCACCGCGAGGTTTTTCGCCTGAACCGCTGGATTCATCCCAAAACCCGGGGCTGGTTTAGCGGCGACCATCACGTTCACGCCGCGGGATGCGGCCATTATGACAGCCCCACCGAGGGGGTCGGCCCCGCCGATATGCTGCGGCATATCGTGGGCGAGGACCTAAACGTGGGTTGTGTGCTCTCTTGGGGGCCATGCTGGTACACCCAAAAGCAGTATTTTGAGGGAAAGACTTCGGCCTTGTCCCGGCCCAATTATCTGATGCGGTATGATGTGGAAGTCAGCGGGTTCCCTTCTTCCCATGCGGGGCATTTGTGCCTGTTGCGGCTAAAGGAGGACGATTATCCCGGTACGACCGAAATTGAACAGTGGCCCAGTTGGACGCAGCCAGTGTTGGCCTGGGGCAAAGGGCAGGGGGGAGTCGTCGGTTATAGCCATAGCGGCTGGGGACTGGCCTTGCCAGATATTATGCCCAATGGCGAGCGCAAGTTTGGGGGCCAACCCTGGGGGGGCGCCCCCGCGGGATGGCAGGGGAGGGCGGCGGATACGCTGCCGGACTATGCCATGCCCCCGTTCGATGGGATCGGGGCGAATGAGTTTATCGTGACATTGCCCAATGGTCAGTGCGATTTTTTGTCCGCGGTGGATACGCCGATCGTGTGGGAGCTGAACATTTGGTATCACACCCTCAACTGCGGCTTGCGCGGGCGGATTAGCGGCGAGACGGATTTTCCCTGCATTTATGGGGATAAAGTCGGCCTGGGAAGGATTTATGTTAAATTGCCCACGGATCAACCGTTGGACTTTGACGCCTGGTGCGAAGGGGTCAAAGCGGGGCGGAGCTATTGCGGCGATGGGCTGAGTCATTTGTTGGACTTTCGCGTGAACGATGTCAGTGTCGGAGAGCCAGGCAGCGGCGGCAAGCTTAGCCAGCTTGATCTGCCGCAGCCAGGCAAGGTGACCGTCACCTGCGACGCGGCGGCTTTATTGGCGGCGGAGCCGACCGAGGCGACGGAACGGATTCGCGCGGCGCGGCTGGATAATAAACCCTATTGGCATATCGAGCGGGCGCGGGTGGAAAAAACCCGCCAGGTGCCTGTGGAGGTGATTGTCAATGGGCGGCCCGTCGCCAAGCATTTATTAACGGCCGATGGCACCACGCAAAGCCTCAAATTTGACGTGGAACTAACAGAGTCCAGTTGGGTGGCTGTGCGAATCTTTCCCAGTTGCCATACCAACCCGGTGTTTGTGGAGGTCGCCGGCCAGCCGATCCGAGCCGATGCCAAAAGCGCCCAGTGGTGCCGCGACGCGGTGGATGTATGTTGGCGGGCCAAGCAGGGGCAAATTCGCGAGAGTGAGCGCCCCGCCGCACGCGCGGCCTATGACCAGGCCCGGGCGTACTATGAAAAAGTGCTGGCGGAGGTGAAGTAA
- a CDS encoding chemotaxis protein CheX, translated as METAYDNLIEEIAINIFSTMLNLELCRDEPQADEEGELLLSAVQIAGQWMGTAVLAISPELARNCAATMLGIPARNADEADLCEVAAELVNMIGGNLKGTLPGPSYLSLPTIITGSDYGLHIHKAMLIEDVCLRSPVGPLRIRLYERITQPDGVAPSPSAA; from the coding sequence ATGGAGACGGCCTACGATAACCTGATCGAAGAGATCGCCATTAATATCTTTTCGACGATGTTGAACCTCGAGTTGTGTCGGGACGAACCTCAGGCGGACGAAGAAGGGGAACTGCTGTTGTCGGCGGTGCAAATCGCCGGCCAATGGATGGGAACCGCCGTGCTGGCGATCTCTCCTGAATTAGCACGGAACTGCGCCGCCACGATGCTGGGTATACCTGCCCGGAACGCGGATGAGGCGGACTTGTGCGAGGTAGCGGCCGAACTGGTGAATATGATCGGGGGAAACCTGAAAGGAACGCTTCCGGGACCATCGTATTTATCGTTGCCGACGATTATCACGGGCAGCGACTATGGCCTGCATATCCACAAGGCCATGTTGATTGAGGATGTTTGCCTGCGCTCCCCGGTGGGTCCCTTGCGTATCAGACTCTACGAAAGAATTACACAACCTGACGGCGTCGCCCCCTCCCCCAGCGCGGCCTGA